A genomic window from Solanum dulcamara chromosome 11, daSolDulc1.2, whole genome shotgun sequence includes:
- the LOC129872220 gene encoding uncharacterized protein LOC129872220 isoform X8: MKTPEPQICYLLKEMGNIKRIPEAIWSSIRSGVILYDFTRVVEELVFNSLDAGATKVSVAIGIGTCYVKVDDNGSGVSRDGLVLMGEKYATSKYSHSDDMHAFPASFGFKGEALSSISDVSLLEIITKTHGRPNGYRKVLKDGKCLYVGIDDCRQDVGTTVIVRDVFYNQPVRRKQMHSNPKKVLHSLKEALLRIAIVHPYVSFKIVDIESEDDLLCTRASPSPLPLLSSEFGIHLSSLNKLNASDGSFKLSGYILGPDVYTVKVLQYFYINSRFVSKGPIHKLLNNIAMSFESASNIEKHNRSQIYPLFLLNLNCPRSLYDLTLEPSKTSVEFKDWRPVLLFIEDTVTNLWTESNSAEIPVNCEIRKKRCRAQSCKATLELPSPLPKKLTGECTVKRDIQFSQNSLWGSASEKHDPGSRFLCQIESSNRSIDGSLAHCTAGVNWKSRSSVQPFSSNVLPTEDDFLDNKFNASASSNYNSDCLLGSGWEDDSQTIVAGKSTEDASFREFLGLDDSSNVMHESRKPFMRSCSLHRSLIHNETSFDNDEDIKFEKSDYRAKQNRLEDDYSVKFEVVDDVNQVLNQRSPRGKEIYLENFSWCKTQSKALQRSKVLSGDSEKSSLTKDILDENDHLIDFFKQSENYGSGLPSFSPEPSPLPPDPFPRTSLQDVNPYIAENGIETSVKHEAGVTYDFGNMEHNLLVPAINNIGKEDCLFPHPAKFDLDFYACSKEDLGSIGGLVPWDVYSSGLSEFYYDRDDLSHIHSHGEENLTNYLTPRAMLSSRVDGNLHKWLDAGNRGKTDEPIRKKKNRRSHSSPPFYQGKKKFFATSESSRTAAGNNIIETVHDVPLMPETRAVSRLQHSSEAICSELPQQSSHQCDQSSTPIFGDGVFSDERLSVKMKLVNIWNSKSQTQGVCTSTRDGESKEEFAPTKTQNILDSGTKWRDFCPEITSGSGTESLKNQDTILNVTSGILYFVGDSLVPDTIDKNCLEGAKVLQQVDKKFIPIVGGTTLAIIDQMSEFVWKNCVRRSYLDKRGQQHILIPSKNWSCLKLVTNYYTTMLTKFKTGVGSAIFILKPQDHLLGT; this comes from the exons ATGAAAACCCCTGAACCCCAAATCTGTTATCTGCTCAA GGAGATGGGGAACATTAAGCGAATACCTGAGGCTATTTGGAGCTCAATTCGGTCAGGGGTTATCTTGTATGATTTCACAAGGGTTGTTGAGGAGTTGGTTTTCAACAGCCTCGATGCTGGTGCCACCAAG GTATCTGTTGCTATAGGCATTGGGACCTGCTATGTTAAGGTGGATGACAATG GATCTGGTGTTTCACGAGATGGACTGGTGCTGATGGGAGAAAAATATG CGACATCAAAATACAGCCATTCAGATGATATGCATGCTTTCCCAGCAAGCTTTGGTTTCAAAGGAGAGGCTCTGAGCTCTATTTCTGACGTTTCTTTGTTGGAAATTATTACTAAAACTCACGGCAGGCCAAACGGATATCGTAAGGTTTTGAAG GATGGCAAGTGTTTGTACGTTGGAATTGATGATTGTAGACAAGATGTTGGTACAACAG TCATTGTTCGTGATGTATTTTACAACCAACCAGTTCGAAGGAAGCAAATGCACTCCAA CCCAAAGAAGGTCTTGCATTCTCTGAAAGAGGCTCTGCTAAGAATTGCCATTGTGCATCCTTATGTCTCCTTCaaaattgttgatattgaaag TGAGGATGACTTGCTTTGCACACGTGCTTCTCCTTCTCCGTTGCCGCTATTGTCCAGTGAGTTTGGGATTCATCTGAGTTCCCTTAACAAATTGAATGCAAGTGATGGTTCATTCAAGCTCTCAGGATACATTTTAGGTCCTGATGTTTACACAGTGAAG GTCCTTCAATATTTCT ATATCAATTCAAGATTTGTTTCCAAAGGACCAATACATAAATTACTTAATAACATAGCTATGAGTTTTGAAAGTGCTTCTAACATTGAGAAGCACAATAGATCTCAGATATATCCACTGTTTTTGTTGAACCTAAACTGTCCTAGATCATTATATGATTTGACATTGGAGCCTTCAAAGACCTCTGTGGAATTTAAG GATTGGCGCCCCGTCCTTCTCTTTATTGAGGATACTGTCACCAATCTCTGGACTGAAAGTAACTCTGCCG AAATACCTGTGAATTGTGAGATCAGGAAAAAGAGGTGCAGGGCTCAGAGTTGCAAAGCTACACTTGAACTTCCTTCCCCACTGCCAAAGAAACTGACTGGAGAGTGCACTGTCAAGAGAGATATTCAATTTTCACAGAACTCTCTGTGGGGAAGTGCTTCTGAAAAGCATGATCCTGGGTCCAGATTCCTCTGTCAGATTGAAAGTTCAAATCGATCAATTGATGGATCTCTTGCTCATTGCACAGCCGGTGTAAACTGGAAATCCAGAAGCTCTGTGCAACCCTTTTCATCTAATGTTTTACCTACAGAAGATGATTTCCTGGATAACAAATTCAATGCTTCAGCTAGCTCCAATTATAATTCAGACTGCCTATTAGGTTCAGGATGGGAGGATGATTCTCAAACAATTGTAGCTGGCAAATCAACAGAGGATGCTTCATTTAGGGAGTTTCTTGGACTTGATGACAGTTCAAATGTGATGCATGAGAGTAGGAAACCATTTATGCGGAGCTGTTCTTTGCACAGAAGCTTGATACATAATGAAACATCTTTTGATAATGATGAAGATATTAAGTTTGAAAAAAGTGATTACAGAGCTAAACAAAATCGCCTTGAAGATGATTATAGTGTTAAATTTGAAGTAGTTGATGATGTTAACCAGGTCTTAAATCAAAGGTCTCCTAGAGGCAAGGAAATATATCTTGAGAACTTCTCCTGGTGCAAAACTCAGAGTAAGGCATTGCAGAGGTCAAAAGTTTTGTCAGGAGATTCAGAAAAATCCTCATTAACCAAGGACATTCTAGATGAAAACGATCATCTTATAGACTTTTTTAAACAAAGTGAAAATTATGGTTCCGGCCTACCATCTTTCAGTCCAGAACCGTCTCCTCTGCCACCAGATCCTTTTCCCAGGACCAGTTTACAAGATGTTAATCCTTACATCGCTGAAAATGGGATTGAAACTTCTGTTAAACATGAAGCTGGTGTCACGTATGATTTTGGAAACATGGAACATAATCTTTTGGTTCCTGCCATAAATAATATCGGAAAAGAGGACTGCTTGTTCCcacatcctgcaaagtttgatcTCGATTTTTATGCTTGTTCTAAAGAGGATTTGGGCAGTATAGGTGGACTTGTTCCGTGGGACGTTTATAGTTCAGGTCTTTCTGAATTCTATTATGACAGAGATGATTTGTCACATATACATTCTCATGGTGAAGAAAATCTTACTAATTATTTGACACCACGAGCTATGCTCTCCTCTAGGGTGGATGGGAACTTGCATAAATGGCTTGATGCTGGAAATCGAGGTAAAACAGATGAGCCtataaggaagaagaagaatagaaGAAGTCATTCATCTCCTCCATTTTACCAAGGCAAGAAGAAGTTCTTTGCCACGAGTGAGTCTTCAAGAACGGCAGCAGGAAATAACATTATTGAAACTGTTCATGATGTGCCACTCATGCCAG AAACTAGAGCTGTAAGCAGACTGCAGCATTCTTCAGAAGCTATCTGCTCAGAGCTTCCACAGCAGTCATCCCATCAATGTGATCAATCTTCCACCCCAATTTTTGGTGATGGTGTATTCTCTGATGAAAG GCTAAGTGTTAAAATGAAACTTGTTAACATCTGGAATAGCAAATCGCAAACTCAAGGGGTGTGCACAAGTACACGTGATGGGGAGTCAAAAGAAG AATTTGCACcaacaaaaactcaaaatattctaGATTCTGGGACAAAATGGAGGGACTTCTGTCCAGAGATTACA AGCGGTAGTGGAACAGAGAGTCTTAAGAATCAGGATACTATACTCAATGTCACTTCTGGCATCTTGTATTTTGTTGGTGATTCATTGGTTCCTGATACCATTGATAAAAACTGCCTGGAGGGTGCCAAAGTTCTCCAACAGGTTGATAAAAAGTTTATTCCAATTGTGGGCGGCACAACACTTGCTATAATTGATCAG
- the LOC129872220 gene encoding uncharacterized protein LOC129872220 isoform X9, whose translation MKTPEPQICYLLKEMGNIKRIPEAIWSSIRSGVILYDFTRVVEELVFNSLDAGATKVSVAIGIGTCYVKVDDNGSGVSRDGLVLMGEKYATSKYSHSDDMHAFPASFGFKGEALSSISDVSLLEIITKTHGRPNGYRKVLKDGKCLYVGIDDCRQDVGTTVIVRDVFYNQPVRRKQMHSNPKKVLHSLKEALLRIAIVHPYVSFKIVDIESEDDLLCTRASPSPLPLLSSEFGIHLSSLNKLNASDGSFKLSGYILGPDVYTVKVLQYFYINSRFVSKGPIHKLLNNIAMSFESASNIEKHNRSQIYPLFLLNLNCPRSLYDLTLEPSKTSVEFKDWRPVLLFIEDTVTNLWTESNSAEIPVNCEIRKKRCRAQSCKATLELPSPLPKKLTGECTVKRDIQFSQNSLWGSASEKHDPGSRFLCQIESSNRSIDGSLAHCTAGVNWKSRSSVQPFSSNVLPTEDDFLDNKFNASASSNYNSDCLLGSGWEDDSQTIVAGKSTEDASFREFLGLDDSSNVMHESRKPFMRSCSLHRSLIHNETSFDNDEDIKFEKSDYRAKQNRLEDDYSVKFEVVDDVNQVLNQRSPRGKEIYLENFSWCKTQSKALQRSKVLSGDSEKSSLTKDILDENDHLIDFFKQSENYGSGLPSFSPEPSPLPPDPFPRTSLQDVNPYIAENGIETSVKHEAGVTYDFGNMEHNLLVPAINNIGKEDCLFPHPAKFDLDFYACSKEDLGSIGGLVPWDVYSSGLSEFYYDRDDLSHIHSHGEENLTNYLTPRAMLSSRVDGNLHKWLDAGNRGKTDEPIRKKKNRRSHSSPPFYQGKKKFFATSESSRTAAGNNIIETVHDVPLMPETRAVSRLQHSSEAICSELPQQSSHQCDQSSTPIFGDGVFSDERLSVKMKLVNIWNSKSQTQGVCTSTRDGESKEEFAPTKTQNILDSGTKWRDFCPEITSGSGTESLKNQDTILNVTSGILYFVGDSLVPDTIDKNCLEGAKVLQQVDKKFIPIVGGTTLAIIDQMSEFVWKNCVRRSCLKLVTNYYTTMLTKFKTGVGSAIFILKPQDHLLVIVLVKAGT comes from the exons ATGAAAACCCCTGAACCCCAAATCTGTTATCTGCTCAA GGAGATGGGGAACATTAAGCGAATACCTGAGGCTATTTGGAGCTCAATTCGGTCAGGGGTTATCTTGTATGATTTCACAAGGGTTGTTGAGGAGTTGGTTTTCAACAGCCTCGATGCTGGTGCCACCAAG GTATCTGTTGCTATAGGCATTGGGACCTGCTATGTTAAGGTGGATGACAATG GATCTGGTGTTTCACGAGATGGACTGGTGCTGATGGGAGAAAAATATG CGACATCAAAATACAGCCATTCAGATGATATGCATGCTTTCCCAGCAAGCTTTGGTTTCAAAGGAGAGGCTCTGAGCTCTATTTCTGACGTTTCTTTGTTGGAAATTATTACTAAAACTCACGGCAGGCCAAACGGATATCGTAAGGTTTTGAAG GATGGCAAGTGTTTGTACGTTGGAATTGATGATTGTAGACAAGATGTTGGTACAACAG TCATTGTTCGTGATGTATTTTACAACCAACCAGTTCGAAGGAAGCAAATGCACTCCAA CCCAAAGAAGGTCTTGCATTCTCTGAAAGAGGCTCTGCTAAGAATTGCCATTGTGCATCCTTATGTCTCCTTCaaaattgttgatattgaaag TGAGGATGACTTGCTTTGCACACGTGCTTCTCCTTCTCCGTTGCCGCTATTGTCCAGTGAGTTTGGGATTCATCTGAGTTCCCTTAACAAATTGAATGCAAGTGATGGTTCATTCAAGCTCTCAGGATACATTTTAGGTCCTGATGTTTACACAGTGAAG GTCCTTCAATATTTCT ATATCAATTCAAGATTTGTTTCCAAAGGACCAATACATAAATTACTTAATAACATAGCTATGAGTTTTGAAAGTGCTTCTAACATTGAGAAGCACAATAGATCTCAGATATATCCACTGTTTTTGTTGAACCTAAACTGTCCTAGATCATTATATGATTTGACATTGGAGCCTTCAAAGACCTCTGTGGAATTTAAG GATTGGCGCCCCGTCCTTCTCTTTATTGAGGATACTGTCACCAATCTCTGGACTGAAAGTAACTCTGCCG AAATACCTGTGAATTGTGAGATCAGGAAAAAGAGGTGCAGGGCTCAGAGTTGCAAAGCTACACTTGAACTTCCTTCCCCACTGCCAAAGAAACTGACTGGAGAGTGCACTGTCAAGAGAGATATTCAATTTTCACAGAACTCTCTGTGGGGAAGTGCTTCTGAAAAGCATGATCCTGGGTCCAGATTCCTCTGTCAGATTGAAAGTTCAAATCGATCAATTGATGGATCTCTTGCTCATTGCACAGCCGGTGTAAACTGGAAATCCAGAAGCTCTGTGCAACCCTTTTCATCTAATGTTTTACCTACAGAAGATGATTTCCTGGATAACAAATTCAATGCTTCAGCTAGCTCCAATTATAATTCAGACTGCCTATTAGGTTCAGGATGGGAGGATGATTCTCAAACAATTGTAGCTGGCAAATCAACAGAGGATGCTTCATTTAGGGAGTTTCTTGGACTTGATGACAGTTCAAATGTGATGCATGAGAGTAGGAAACCATTTATGCGGAGCTGTTCTTTGCACAGAAGCTTGATACATAATGAAACATCTTTTGATAATGATGAAGATATTAAGTTTGAAAAAAGTGATTACAGAGCTAAACAAAATCGCCTTGAAGATGATTATAGTGTTAAATTTGAAGTAGTTGATGATGTTAACCAGGTCTTAAATCAAAGGTCTCCTAGAGGCAAGGAAATATATCTTGAGAACTTCTCCTGGTGCAAAACTCAGAGTAAGGCATTGCAGAGGTCAAAAGTTTTGTCAGGAGATTCAGAAAAATCCTCATTAACCAAGGACATTCTAGATGAAAACGATCATCTTATAGACTTTTTTAAACAAAGTGAAAATTATGGTTCCGGCCTACCATCTTTCAGTCCAGAACCGTCTCCTCTGCCACCAGATCCTTTTCCCAGGACCAGTTTACAAGATGTTAATCCTTACATCGCTGAAAATGGGATTGAAACTTCTGTTAAACATGAAGCTGGTGTCACGTATGATTTTGGAAACATGGAACATAATCTTTTGGTTCCTGCCATAAATAATATCGGAAAAGAGGACTGCTTGTTCCcacatcctgcaaagtttgatcTCGATTTTTATGCTTGTTCTAAAGAGGATTTGGGCAGTATAGGTGGACTTGTTCCGTGGGACGTTTATAGTTCAGGTCTTTCTGAATTCTATTATGACAGAGATGATTTGTCACATATACATTCTCATGGTGAAGAAAATCTTACTAATTATTTGACACCACGAGCTATGCTCTCCTCTAGGGTGGATGGGAACTTGCATAAATGGCTTGATGCTGGAAATCGAGGTAAAACAGATGAGCCtataaggaagaagaagaatagaaGAAGTCATTCATCTCCTCCATTTTACCAAGGCAAGAAGAAGTTCTTTGCCACGAGTGAGTCTTCAAGAACGGCAGCAGGAAATAACATTATTGAAACTGTTCATGATGTGCCACTCATGCCAG AAACTAGAGCTGTAAGCAGACTGCAGCATTCTTCAGAAGCTATCTGCTCAGAGCTTCCACAGCAGTCATCCCATCAATGTGATCAATCTTCCACCCCAATTTTTGGTGATGGTGTATTCTCTGATGAAAG GCTAAGTGTTAAAATGAAACTTGTTAACATCTGGAATAGCAAATCGCAAACTCAAGGGGTGTGCACAAGTACACGTGATGGGGAGTCAAAAGAAG AATTTGCACcaacaaaaactcaaaatattctaGATTCTGGGACAAAATGGAGGGACTTCTGTCCAGAGATTACA AGCGGTAGTGGAACAGAGAGTCTTAAGAATCAGGATACTATACTCAATGTCACTTCTGGCATCTTGTATTTTGTTGGTGATTCATTGGTTCCTGATACCATTGATAAAAACTGCCTGGAGGGTGCCAAAGTTCTCCAACAGGTTGATAAAAAGTTTATTCCAATTGTGGGCGGCACAACACTTGCTATAATTGATCAG
- the LOC129872220 gene encoding uncharacterized protein LOC129872220 isoform X7: MKTPEPQICYLLKEMGNIKRIPEAIWSSIRSGVILYDFTRVVEELVFNSLDAGATKVSVAIGIGTCYVKVDDNGSGVSRDGLVLMGEKYATSKYSHSDDMHAFPASFGFKGEALSSISDVSLLEIITKTHGRPNGYRKVLKDGKCLYVGIDDCRQDVGTTVIVRDVFYNQPVRRKQMHSNPKKVLHSLKEALLRIAIVHPYVSFKIVDIESEDDLLCTRASPSPLPLLSSEFGIHLSSLNKLNASDGSFKLSGYILGPDVYTVKVLQYFYINSRFVSKGPIHKLLNNIAMSFESASNIEKHNRSQIYPLFLLNLNCPRSLYDLTLEPSKTSVEFKDWRPVLLFIEDTVTNLWTESNSAEIPVNCEIRKKRCRAQSCKATLELPSPLPKKLTGECTVKRDIQFSQNSLWGSASEKHDPGSRFLCQIESSNRSIDGSLAHCTAGVNWKSRSSVQPFSSNVLPTEDDFLDNKFNASASSNYNSDCLLGSGWEDDSQTIVAGKSTEDASFREFLGLDDSSNVMHESRKPFMRSCSLHRSLIHNETSFDNDEDIKFEKSDYRAKQNRLEDDYSVKFEVVDDVNQVLNQRSPRGKEIYLENFSWCKTQSKALQRSKVLSGDSEKSSLTKDILDENDHLIDFFKQSENYGSGLPSFSPEPSPLPPDPFPRTSLQDVNPYIAENGIETSVKHEAGVTYDFGNMEHNLLVPAINNIGKEDCLFPHPAKFDLDFYACSKEDLGSIGGLVPWDVYSSGLSEFYYDRDDLSHIHSHGEENLTNYLTPRAMLSSRVDGNLHKWLDAGNRGKTDEPIRKKKNRRSHSSPPFYQGKKKFFATSESSRTAAGNNIIETVHDVPLMPETRAVSRLQHSSEAICSELPQQSSHQCDQSSTPIFGDGVFSDERLSVKMKLVNIWNSKSQTQGVCTSTRDGESKEEFAPTKTQNILDSGTKWRDFCPEITSGSGTESLKNQDTILNVTSGILYFVGDSLVPDTIDKNCLEGAKVLQQVDKKFIPIVGGTTLAIIDQMSEFVWKNCVRRSYLDKRGQQHILIPSKNWSCLKLVTNYYTTMLTKFKTGVGSAIFILKPQDHLLAGT, translated from the exons ATGAAAACCCCTGAACCCCAAATCTGTTATCTGCTCAA GGAGATGGGGAACATTAAGCGAATACCTGAGGCTATTTGGAGCTCAATTCGGTCAGGGGTTATCTTGTATGATTTCACAAGGGTTGTTGAGGAGTTGGTTTTCAACAGCCTCGATGCTGGTGCCACCAAG GTATCTGTTGCTATAGGCATTGGGACCTGCTATGTTAAGGTGGATGACAATG GATCTGGTGTTTCACGAGATGGACTGGTGCTGATGGGAGAAAAATATG CGACATCAAAATACAGCCATTCAGATGATATGCATGCTTTCCCAGCAAGCTTTGGTTTCAAAGGAGAGGCTCTGAGCTCTATTTCTGACGTTTCTTTGTTGGAAATTATTACTAAAACTCACGGCAGGCCAAACGGATATCGTAAGGTTTTGAAG GATGGCAAGTGTTTGTACGTTGGAATTGATGATTGTAGACAAGATGTTGGTACAACAG TCATTGTTCGTGATGTATTTTACAACCAACCAGTTCGAAGGAAGCAAATGCACTCCAA CCCAAAGAAGGTCTTGCATTCTCTGAAAGAGGCTCTGCTAAGAATTGCCATTGTGCATCCTTATGTCTCCTTCaaaattgttgatattgaaag TGAGGATGACTTGCTTTGCACACGTGCTTCTCCTTCTCCGTTGCCGCTATTGTCCAGTGAGTTTGGGATTCATCTGAGTTCCCTTAACAAATTGAATGCAAGTGATGGTTCATTCAAGCTCTCAGGATACATTTTAGGTCCTGATGTTTACACAGTGAAG GTCCTTCAATATTTCT ATATCAATTCAAGATTTGTTTCCAAAGGACCAATACATAAATTACTTAATAACATAGCTATGAGTTTTGAAAGTGCTTCTAACATTGAGAAGCACAATAGATCTCAGATATATCCACTGTTTTTGTTGAACCTAAACTGTCCTAGATCATTATATGATTTGACATTGGAGCCTTCAAAGACCTCTGTGGAATTTAAG GATTGGCGCCCCGTCCTTCTCTTTATTGAGGATACTGTCACCAATCTCTGGACTGAAAGTAACTCTGCCG AAATACCTGTGAATTGTGAGATCAGGAAAAAGAGGTGCAGGGCTCAGAGTTGCAAAGCTACACTTGAACTTCCTTCCCCACTGCCAAAGAAACTGACTGGAGAGTGCACTGTCAAGAGAGATATTCAATTTTCACAGAACTCTCTGTGGGGAAGTGCTTCTGAAAAGCATGATCCTGGGTCCAGATTCCTCTGTCAGATTGAAAGTTCAAATCGATCAATTGATGGATCTCTTGCTCATTGCACAGCCGGTGTAAACTGGAAATCCAGAAGCTCTGTGCAACCCTTTTCATCTAATGTTTTACCTACAGAAGATGATTTCCTGGATAACAAATTCAATGCTTCAGCTAGCTCCAATTATAATTCAGACTGCCTATTAGGTTCAGGATGGGAGGATGATTCTCAAACAATTGTAGCTGGCAAATCAACAGAGGATGCTTCATTTAGGGAGTTTCTTGGACTTGATGACAGTTCAAATGTGATGCATGAGAGTAGGAAACCATTTATGCGGAGCTGTTCTTTGCACAGAAGCTTGATACATAATGAAACATCTTTTGATAATGATGAAGATATTAAGTTTGAAAAAAGTGATTACAGAGCTAAACAAAATCGCCTTGAAGATGATTATAGTGTTAAATTTGAAGTAGTTGATGATGTTAACCAGGTCTTAAATCAAAGGTCTCCTAGAGGCAAGGAAATATATCTTGAGAACTTCTCCTGGTGCAAAACTCAGAGTAAGGCATTGCAGAGGTCAAAAGTTTTGTCAGGAGATTCAGAAAAATCCTCATTAACCAAGGACATTCTAGATGAAAACGATCATCTTATAGACTTTTTTAAACAAAGTGAAAATTATGGTTCCGGCCTACCATCTTTCAGTCCAGAACCGTCTCCTCTGCCACCAGATCCTTTTCCCAGGACCAGTTTACAAGATGTTAATCCTTACATCGCTGAAAATGGGATTGAAACTTCTGTTAAACATGAAGCTGGTGTCACGTATGATTTTGGAAACATGGAACATAATCTTTTGGTTCCTGCCATAAATAATATCGGAAAAGAGGACTGCTTGTTCCcacatcctgcaaagtttgatcTCGATTTTTATGCTTGTTCTAAAGAGGATTTGGGCAGTATAGGTGGACTTGTTCCGTGGGACGTTTATAGTTCAGGTCTTTCTGAATTCTATTATGACAGAGATGATTTGTCACATATACATTCTCATGGTGAAGAAAATCTTACTAATTATTTGACACCACGAGCTATGCTCTCCTCTAGGGTGGATGGGAACTTGCATAAATGGCTTGATGCTGGAAATCGAGGTAAAACAGATGAGCCtataaggaagaagaagaatagaaGAAGTCATTCATCTCCTCCATTTTACCAAGGCAAGAAGAAGTTCTTTGCCACGAGTGAGTCTTCAAGAACGGCAGCAGGAAATAACATTATTGAAACTGTTCATGATGTGCCACTCATGCCAG AAACTAGAGCTGTAAGCAGACTGCAGCATTCTTCAGAAGCTATCTGCTCAGAGCTTCCACAGCAGTCATCCCATCAATGTGATCAATCTTCCACCCCAATTTTTGGTGATGGTGTATTCTCTGATGAAAG GCTAAGTGTTAAAATGAAACTTGTTAACATCTGGAATAGCAAATCGCAAACTCAAGGGGTGTGCACAAGTACACGTGATGGGGAGTCAAAAGAAG AATTTGCACcaacaaaaactcaaaatattctaGATTCTGGGACAAAATGGAGGGACTTCTGTCCAGAGATTACA AGCGGTAGTGGAACAGAGAGTCTTAAGAATCAGGATACTATACTCAATGTCACTTCTGGCATCTTGTATTTTGTTGGTGATTCATTGGTTCCTGATACCATTGATAAAAACTGCCTGGAGGGTGCCAAAGTTCTCCAACAGGTTGATAAAAAGTTTATTCCAATTGTGGGCGGCACAACACTTGCTATAATTGATCAG